The proteins below are encoded in one region of Kogia breviceps isolate mKogBre1 chromosome 8, mKogBre1 haplotype 1, whole genome shotgun sequence:
- the BLK gene encoding tyrosine-protein kinase Blk, whose translation MGVASSKRQVKEKGKSRLNPVKASTQDEEAPPLPPLVVFNHLAPPPPDTTHPDQEQHFVVALYDYKAVNDRDLQMLKGEKLQILKEAGDWWLAKSLITGREGYVPSNFVTRIETLEVEKWFFRSICRRDAERQLLAPNNKAGSFLIRESETSKGAFSLSVKDVTTQGEVIKHYKIRSLDEGGYYISPRNTFPTLQALVQHYSKKGDGLCQRLTQPCVSLALQNPWARDEWEIPRQSLKLVRKLGSGQFGEVWMGYYKNNIKVAIKTLKEGTMSPEAFLGEANLMKILQHERLVRLYAVVTKEPIYIVTEYLARGCLLDFLKTEEGNRLSLPRLIDMSAQIAEGMVYIEQMNSIHRDLRAANILLSETLCCKIGDFGLARIIDNEYTSQEGAKFPIKWTAPEAIHFGVFTIKADVWSFGILLMEIITYGRGPYPGMSNPEVIRSLERGYRMPRPDSCPAELYSSVIAKCWRSRPEERPTFVFLQSVLEDFHAATEGQYELQP comes from the exons ATGGGAGTGGCGAGCAGCAAAAGGCAGGtcaaggagaaggggaagagcaGATTGAACCCCGTGAAGGCCAGCACCCAGGACGAAGAGGCCCCGCCACTGCCGCCCCTG GTCGTGTTTAACCACCTGGCTCCGCCCCCTCCGGACACCACGCACCCGGACCAAG AGCAACACTTCGTGGTGGCCCTGTATGACTACAAAGCTGTGAACGACCGGGACCTGCAGATGCTGAAGGGGGAGAAGCTGCAGATCCTGAAGGA AGCTGGAGACTGGTGGCTGGCTAAGTCTCTCATCACAGGAAGAGAAGGCTACGTGCCCAGCAACTTTGTGACCCGAATAGAGACCCTGGAAGTGGAAAA GTGGTTCTTCAGATCAATTTGCCGGAGAGATGCAGAGAGGCAGCTTCTGGCTCCAAACAATAAGGCCGGCTCCTTTCTTATTAGAGAGAGCGAAACCAGCAAAG GTgccttttctctgtctgtgaagGATGTGACCACCCAGGGGGAGGTGATCAAACACTATAAGATCCGCTCCCTGGATGAAGGCGGCTATTACATCTCCCCCCGAAACACCTTCCCCACCCTGCAGGCTTTGGTGCAGCACTATTCTA AGAAAGGGGATGGTTTGTGCCAGAGGCTGACCCAACCCTGTGTGAGCCTGGCCCTCCAGAACCCCTGGGCCCGGGATGAATGGGAAATCCCCCGGCAGTCTCTCAAGCTGGTCAGGAAGCTTGGGTCTGGGCAGTTTGGCGAAGTCTGGATGG GTTATTACAAAAACAACATCAAGGTGGCCATCAAGACCTTGAAGGAGGGAACCATGTCTCCGGAGGCCTTCCTGGGTGAGGCCAACCTGATGAAAATTCTCCAGCATGAGAGGCTGGTCCGTCTCTACGCCGTGGTCACCAAGGAGCCCATCTACATCGTGACCGAGTACCTGGCCAGAG GCTGCTTGCTGGATTTCCTGAAGACGGAAGAAGGTAACCGATTGTCCCTCCCAAGGCTGATCGACATGTCGGCGCAG ATTGCAGAAGGAATGGTGTACATCGAGCAGATGAATTCAATCCACCGGGACCTGAGGGCGGCCAACATCCTGTTGTCTGAGACCTTGTGCTGCAAAATCGGTGACTTTGGTTTGGCCCGGATCATCGACAATGAGTACACTTCCCAAGAGG GGGCCAAGTTCCCCATCAAGTGGACTGCCCCGGAGGCCATCCACTTCGGGGTGTTCACCATCAAAGCAGACGTGTGGTCCTTCGGAATCCTCCTGATGGAAATCATCACTTACGGGCGTGGGCCCTACCCAG GGATGAGCAACCCCGAGGTCATCCGCAGTCTGGAGCGCGGCTACCGCATGCCGCGCCCAGATTCGTGCCCAGCCGAGCTGTACAGCAGCGTCATTGCCAAGTGCTGGCGCAGCCGGCCGGAGGAGCGGCCCACCTTTGTGTTCCTGCAGTCGGTGCTCGAGGACTTCCACGCGGCCACCGAGGGCCAGTACGAGCTGCAGCCCTAG